A single region of the Drosophila takahashii strain IR98-3 E-12201 chromosome 2R, DtakHiC1v2, whole genome shotgun sequence genome encodes:
- the tn gene encoding RING finger protein nhl-1 isoform X3, with amino-acid sequence MEQFEQLLTCCVCLDRYRIPKLLPCQHSFCMEPCMEGLVDYVRRQVKCPECRAEHRIPYNGVQAFPTNVTLQRFLELHIEITGELPDPTSGQIMERCGVCSEKAYLSHCAHCEKKICEDCKSAHMDILRREITRFNSQIRRSLHRLQDSLAIIEKNTMSLQTNAISVTEEIDEIYQRITKAIKDRSDQLKGEIDRYLAVELRNLTTLKENLDLEITNISSNCDTVDKYMNETVEWDDCELMDTKEIFLKTVEFLRHFEYENNDYSRRVRFLVSIDPNQLVMNLATFGDLNIAPHSTPSGGSVSSSHLAPPSTLQPGLMRSKSDHRLATQFRQQEERSGYNDEPVLGGRKFGERPQRSATQANNDRYGRGGGDYDYENDYDNEGSSGRAGKSSRFRSRFVRSHQNDDSDSEQQQQQRQQELKERKDRVLDSEDVSRGQLSGIIRLSDCSRVVQRLADIGKEKKEKKSDAAAAAQAAVQAAIQAQKAAMQRQQQKNQQTAADEEELARQKRKNAAASSSSSAAGAATSTSSAGGDNASDQRVAALKNRGGEESDGSSNQAASPSKPPVSAQVAAVKKTQRSGSSDSSASTESSASSAAAAAVAATSASAAAPATSGGGSSNNSTSQSAKAPSSSRYSSARDTTAVPEKKPFVSRFLPQHSTANASNGSADKKKAESSSSSEEETSSESESESEPETKAKTSATSSTTNTKSTPSSAASSTTAASSSTSGGSYRDRLEARRASRDDSSSAAAGRSSYATPSSSGYGSGSGTTSGRTRAVPAPHHASESEDRYGSGTGSSYTSRFLNKSKSSAIVTQPSLSTPTASFDEDATGTGDDSDSRYGTGRSRYLAMKERRTRLARSRSSHQFGNDDEDLDEPVSPTTVSPSAYLASRYSGYGSSDLARSRSSHALKSRDNSPITDRGAGSSRSSGLGGSSATDSKDGEALSSWARYLKNKYGNKGSKDSAGSSGSARDSHAGSSTSASAGAGSSSLASSHAHGYGSGTSGSSGRSTASEVSRRLSLGLPLRQANELASSDDDGSKNGLGSPTSPTVAAAVAAAGITGAAGTIPKQVYLRKRQQLFQLGGRGSEPGSFTWPRGLAVGPDNSIVVADSSNHRVQVFDSNGIFVKEFGEYGNGEGEFDCLAGVAVNRIGQYIIADRYNHRIQVLDPQGRFLRAFGSQGTADGKFNYPWGVTTDALGFIYVCDKENHRVQVFQSDGSFVGKFGSCGRGEGQLEHPHYIAVSNTNRVIVSDSNNHRIQIFDVNGKVLSTVGGEGSDDGQFKFPRGVAVDDQGYIFVADSGNNRIQIFNPDGSFLKTFGSWGSGDSEFKGLEGVAIMSNGNILVCDRENHRVQVF; translated from the exons ATGGAGCAATTCGAGCAGCTGCTGACGTGCTGCGTCTGCCTGGACAGGTACCGCATCCCCAAGCTGCTGCCATGCCAGCACTCCTTCTGCATGGAGCCCTGCATGGAGGGACTGGTGGACTATGTGCGACGCCAG GTAAAATGCCCGGAATGTCGTGCCGAACACCGGATACCCTACAACGGCGTGCAGGCCTTTCCCACGAATGTCACCTTACAGCgcttcctggaactgcacatCGAAATCACCGGAGAGCTGCCCGATCCCACTTCAG GTCAAATTATGGAGCGCTGCGGCGTTTGCTCGGAAAAGGCCTATCTGTCCCACTGTGCGCACTGCGAGAAGAAGATCTGCGAGGACTGCAAAAGTGCCCACATGGACATTCTGCGGCGAGAGATCACGCGATTCAACTCACAG ATCCGTCGCAGCTTGCACCGACTGCAGGACTCGCTGGCGATTATCGAGAAGAACACCATGAGCCTGCAGACGAACGCCATCAGTGTGACGGAGGAGATCGATGAGATATACCAGCGGATCACGAAGGCCATCAAGGATCGCTCCGACCAGCTGAAGGGCGAGATCGATCGCTACTTGGCCGTGGAGCTGCGCAACCTGACCACCCTGAAGGAGAATCTCGATCTGGAGATCACGaacatcagcagcaactgcGACACGGTGGACAAGTACATGAACGAGACTGTGGAGTGGGATGACTGCGAGCTGATGGACACCAAGGAGATCTTCCTGAAGACGGTTGAGTTCCTGCGTCACTTCGAGTATGAGAACAACGACTACAGTCGGCGGGTGCGGTTCCTGGTCTCCATAGACCCCAATCAGCTGGTGATGAACCTTGCCACCTTTGGTGACCTGAACATAGCCCCCCACTCGACGCCCAGTGGCGGTTCGGTGAGCAGTTCCCACCTGGCGCCGCCGAGCACCTTGCAACCGGGCCTGATGCGCTCGAAGAGCGATCATCGGCTGGCCACCCAGTTCCGCCAGCAGGAGGAGCGCAGTGGCTACAACGATGAGCCCGTGCTGGGCGGCCGCAAATTCGGCGAACGCCCGCAGCGCAGCGCCACCCAGGCGAACAACGATCGCTATGGCCGTGGTGGTGGTGATTACGACTACGAGAATGACTACGACAACGAGGGCTCCTCGGGCAGGGCGGGCAAGTCCTCCCGCTTCCGCTCCCGATTCGTGAGGTCCCACCAAAACGATGACTCCGAcagcgagcagcagcagcagcagcggcagcaggagCTCAAGGAGCGCAAGGATCGTGTCCTGGACAGCGAGGATGTGTCGCGCGGCCAGCTGAGCGGCATCATTCGATTGAGCGACTGCTCGCGCGTCGTCCAGCGACTGGCCGACATTGGCAAggagaagaaggagaagaaatccgatgcagcggcagcggccCAAGCGGCCGTTCAAGCCGCCATTCAGGCCCAAAAGGCGGCcatgcagcggcagcagcagaagaatCAGCAGACTGCCGCCGACGAGGAGGAGTTGGCACGCCAGAAGCGCAAGAATGCGGCAGCatcctcatcatcatcggcaGCTGGAGCGGCCACATCGACGTCATCGGCGGGTGGCGACAACGCCAGCGATCAGCGGGTGGCGGCTCTGAAGAATCGAGGCGGCGAAGAAAGCGACGGCAGCTCCAATCAGGCGGCGTCTCCA TCGAAGCCGCCCGTTTCCGCTCAAGTGGCAGCGGTGAAGAAGACCCAGCGATCTGGTAGCAGTGACAGTAGTGCCTCCACCGAGAGCTCAGCCAGttcggcggcagcagcggctgTGGCAGCCACATCCGCTTCTGCGGCGGCACCTGCAACATCCGGTggtggcagcagcaacaactcgACGAGTCAAAGTGCCAAGGCGCCCAGTTCATCTAGGTATTCGAGTGCCAGGGACACCACGGCAGTGCCGGAAAAGAAGCCCTTCGTCAGCCGATTCCTGCCGCAGCACAGTACCGCCAATGCCTCTAATGGTTCGGCGGACAAGAAGAAGGCCGAGTCCAGCTCGAGCAGCGAGGAGGAGACCAGCTCGGAGTCCGAGTCCGAGTCGGAGCCGGAGACCAAGGCGAAGACGAGTGCCACCAGCAGTACGACCAATACCAAGTCCACGCCCAGTAGTGCCGCCAGTTCGACAACGGCAGCGAGCAGTTCCACCAGCGGTGGATCCTACCGGGATCGCCTGGAGGCCCGCAGGGCTTCGCGCGACGACAGCTCCTCGGCGGCGGCGGGGCGCAGCAGCTATGCCACGCCCTCGAGCAGCGGCTATGGGAGTGGCAGCGGCACCACCAGCGGACGCACGCGAGCGGTACCCGCTCCACATCATGCGAGCGAGAGCGAAGATCGCTATGGCAGCGGCACTGGCAGCAG CTACACAAGCCGCTTTCTAAACAAGAGCAAGAGCAGCGCCATTGTAACGCAACCCTCGCTATccacgcccaccgcctccTTCGATGAGGACGCCACCGGAACGGGCGACGATTCGGACAGTCGCTACGGAACGGGCCGCTCCCGCTACTTGGCCATGAAGGAGCGACGCACCCGGCTGGCCCGCAGCCGCTCGTCCCACCAGTTTGGCAACGATGACGAGGATCTGGATGAGCCGGTGTCCCCCACAACGGTCTCGCCGTCCGCTTACCTGGCCTCAAG GTACAGCGGCTATGGCAGCAGCGACCTGGCCCGCAGCCGCTCCTCCCACGCCCTCAAGTCGCGCGACAACTCCCCGATCACCGATCGCGGAGCGGGCTCGTCGCGGTCCAGCGGCCTGGGCGGCAGCTCGGCGACGGACAGCAAGGACGGCGAGGCCTTGAGCTCCTGGGCACGGTACCTGAAGAACAAGTACGGTAACAAGGGCAGCAAGGACTCGGCCGGCAGTAGCGGCAGCGCACGCGACTCGCACGCGGGCAGCTCGACGTCCGCCTCGGCGGGCGCCGGGTCGTCCTCATTGGCGTCGTCGCATGCGCACGGCTACGGGAGCGGTACGAGCGGCTCGAGCGGTCGGAGCACCGCCAGCGAGGTATCGCGACGGCTGAGCCTGGGACTGCCCTTGAGGCAGGCCAACGAGCTGGCCTCCTCCGACGATGACGGGTCAAAAAACGGGCTAGGCTCCCCTACGTCCCCTACggtagcagcagcagtggcagcagcCGGTATAACCGGAGCGGCAGGTACTATCCCTAAACAGGTGTACCTGCGCAAGCGCCAGCAGCTGTTCCAGCTGGGGGGCCGGGGGAGCGAGCCCGGATCCTTCACATGGCCTCGCGGTCTGGCCGTCGGCCCCGACAATAGCATCGTGGTCGCCGACTCCAGCAACCACCGCGTCCAGGTCTTCGACTCCAACGGCATCTTCGTCAAGGAGTTCGGCGAGTACGGTAACGGCGAGGGAGAATTCGACTGCCTGGCCGGAGTGGCGGTGAATCGCATCGGCCAATACATCATAGCCGATAG ATACAATCATCGCATACAAGTGCTCGATCCGCAAGGACGATTCCTGCGCGCCTTCGGTTCGCAGGGCACCGCAGATGGCAAATTCAATTATCCTTGGGGCGTAACAACCGATGCACTCGGCTTCATTTACGTGTGCGATAAGGAGAACCACAGAGTGCAG GTTTTCCAATCCGATGGTTCCTTCGTTGGCAAATTCGGTTCCTGCGGCCGTGGCGAGGGACAACTTGAGCATCCGCATTATATAGCCGTATCGAATACGAATCGTGTGATTGTTTCCGATTCGAATAACCACAGGATTCAG ATATTCGACGTAAACGGCAAGGTGCTGTCCACGGTGGGCGGCGAGGGTTCCGACGACGGCCAGTTCAAGTTTCCACG CGGCGTGGCCGTGGACGATCAGGGCTACATATTCGTGGCCGATTCGGGCAACAATCGCATACAGATCTTCAATCCCGATGGCAGCTTCCTGAAGACCTTCGGCTCCTGGGGCTCCGGCGACTCGGAGTTCAAAGGACTCGAGGGCGTGGCCATCATGTCAAATGGCAACATTTTGGTCTGCGATCGCGAGAATCACCGCGTCCAAGTCTTCTGA
- the tn gene encoding RING finger protein nhl-1 isoform X2, with protein MEQFEQLLTCCVCLDRYRIPKLLPCQHSFCMEPCMEGLVDYVRRQVKCPECRAEHRIPYNGVQAFPTNVTLQRFLELHIEITGELPDPTSGQIMERCGVCSEKAYLSHCAHCEKKICEDCKSAHMDILRREITRFNSQIRRSLHRLQDSLAIIEKNTMSLQTNAISVTEEIDEIYQRITKAIKDRSDQLKGEIDRYLAVELRNLTTLKENLDLEITNISSNCDTVDKYMNETVEWDDCELMDTKEIFLKTVEFLRHFEYENNDYSRRVRFLVSIDPNQLVMNLATFGDLNIAPHSTPSGGSVSSSHLAPPSTLQPGLMRSKSDHRLATQFRQQEERSGYNDEPVLGGRKFGERPQRSATQANNDRYGRGGGDYDYENDYDNEGSSGRAGKSSRFRSRFVRSHQNDDSDSEQQQQQRQQELKERKDRVLDSEDVSRGQLSGIIRLSDCSRVVQRLADIGKEKKEKKSDAAAAAQAAVQAAIQAQKAAMQRQQQKNQQTAADEEELARQKRKNAAASSSSSAAGAATSTSSAGGDNASDQRVAALKNRGGEESDGSSNQAASPVRNSAASTTRAESKPPVSAQVAAVKKTQRSGSSDSSASTESSASSAAAAAVAATSASAAAPATSGGGSSNNSTSQSAKAPSSSRYSSARDTTAVPEKKPFVSRFLPQHSTANASNGSADKKKAESSSSSEEETSSESESESEPETKAKTSATSSTTNTKSTPSSAASSTTAASSSTSGGSYRDRLEARRASRDDSSSAAAGRSSYATPSSSGYGSGSGTTSGRTRAVPAPHHASESEDRYGSGTGSSYTSRFLNKSKSSAIVTQPSLSTPTASFDEDATGTGDDSDSRYGTGRSRYLAMKERRTRLARSRSSHQFGNDDEDLDEPVSPTTVSPSAYLASRYSGYGSSDLARSRSSHALKSRDNSPITDRGAGSSRSSGLGGSSATDSKDGEALSSWARYLKNKYGNKGSKDSAGSSGSARDSHAGSSTSASAGAGSSSLASSHAHGYGSGTSGSSGRSTASEVSRRLSLGLPLRQANELASSDDDGSKNGLGSPTSPTVAAAVAAAGITGAAGTIPKQVYLRKRQQLFQLGGRGSEPGSFTWPRGLAVGPDNSIVVADSSNHRVQVFDSNGIFVKEFGEYGNGEGEFDCLAGVAVNRIGQYIIADRYNHRIQVLDPQGRFLRAFGSQGTADGKFNYPWGVTTDALGFIYVCDKENHRVQVFQSDGSFVGKFGSCGRGEGQLEHPHYIAVSNTNRVIVSDSNNHRIQIFDVNGKVLSTVGGEGSDDGQFKFPRGVAVDDQGYIFVADSGNNRIQIFNPDGSFLKTFGSWGSGDSEFKGLEGVAIMSNGNILVCDRENHRVQVF; from the exons ATGGAGCAATTCGAGCAGCTGCTGACGTGCTGCGTCTGCCTGGACAGGTACCGCATCCCCAAGCTGCTGCCATGCCAGCACTCCTTCTGCATGGAGCCCTGCATGGAGGGACTGGTGGACTATGTGCGACGCCAG GTAAAATGCCCGGAATGTCGTGCCGAACACCGGATACCCTACAACGGCGTGCAGGCCTTTCCCACGAATGTCACCTTACAGCgcttcctggaactgcacatCGAAATCACCGGAGAGCTGCCCGATCCCACTTCAG GTCAAATTATGGAGCGCTGCGGCGTTTGCTCGGAAAAGGCCTATCTGTCCCACTGTGCGCACTGCGAGAAGAAGATCTGCGAGGACTGCAAAAGTGCCCACATGGACATTCTGCGGCGAGAGATCACGCGATTCAACTCACAG ATCCGTCGCAGCTTGCACCGACTGCAGGACTCGCTGGCGATTATCGAGAAGAACACCATGAGCCTGCAGACGAACGCCATCAGTGTGACGGAGGAGATCGATGAGATATACCAGCGGATCACGAAGGCCATCAAGGATCGCTCCGACCAGCTGAAGGGCGAGATCGATCGCTACTTGGCCGTGGAGCTGCGCAACCTGACCACCCTGAAGGAGAATCTCGATCTGGAGATCACGaacatcagcagcaactgcGACACGGTGGACAAGTACATGAACGAGACTGTGGAGTGGGATGACTGCGAGCTGATGGACACCAAGGAGATCTTCCTGAAGACGGTTGAGTTCCTGCGTCACTTCGAGTATGAGAACAACGACTACAGTCGGCGGGTGCGGTTCCTGGTCTCCATAGACCCCAATCAGCTGGTGATGAACCTTGCCACCTTTGGTGACCTGAACATAGCCCCCCACTCGACGCCCAGTGGCGGTTCGGTGAGCAGTTCCCACCTGGCGCCGCCGAGCACCTTGCAACCGGGCCTGATGCGCTCGAAGAGCGATCATCGGCTGGCCACCCAGTTCCGCCAGCAGGAGGAGCGCAGTGGCTACAACGATGAGCCCGTGCTGGGCGGCCGCAAATTCGGCGAACGCCCGCAGCGCAGCGCCACCCAGGCGAACAACGATCGCTATGGCCGTGGTGGTGGTGATTACGACTACGAGAATGACTACGACAACGAGGGCTCCTCGGGCAGGGCGGGCAAGTCCTCCCGCTTCCGCTCCCGATTCGTGAGGTCCCACCAAAACGATGACTCCGAcagcgagcagcagcagcagcagcggcagcaggagCTCAAGGAGCGCAAGGATCGTGTCCTGGACAGCGAGGATGTGTCGCGCGGCCAGCTGAGCGGCATCATTCGATTGAGCGACTGCTCGCGCGTCGTCCAGCGACTGGCCGACATTGGCAAggagaagaaggagaagaaatccgatgcagcggcagcggccCAAGCGGCCGTTCAAGCCGCCATTCAGGCCCAAAAGGCGGCcatgcagcggcagcagcagaagaatCAGCAGACTGCCGCCGACGAGGAGGAGTTGGCACGCCAGAAGCGCAAGAATGCGGCAGCatcctcatcatcatcggcaGCTGGAGCGGCCACATCGACGTCATCGGCGGGTGGCGACAACGCCAGCGATCAGCGGGTGGCGGCTCTGAAGAATCGAGGCGGCGAAGAAAGCGACGGCAGCTCCAATCAGGCGGCGTCTCCAGTGCGTAACAGTGCGGCCTCAACGACGCGAGCCGAG TCGAAGCCGCCCGTTTCCGCTCAAGTGGCAGCGGTGAAGAAGACCCAGCGATCTGGTAGCAGTGACAGTAGTGCCTCCACCGAGAGCTCAGCCAGttcggcggcagcagcggctgTGGCAGCCACATCCGCTTCTGCGGCGGCACCTGCAACATCCGGTggtggcagcagcaacaactcgACGAGTCAAAGTGCCAAGGCGCCCAGTTCATCTAGGTATTCGAGTGCCAGGGACACCACGGCAGTGCCGGAAAAGAAGCCCTTCGTCAGCCGATTCCTGCCGCAGCACAGTACCGCCAATGCCTCTAATGGTTCGGCGGACAAGAAGAAGGCCGAGTCCAGCTCGAGCAGCGAGGAGGAGACCAGCTCGGAGTCCGAGTCCGAGTCGGAGCCGGAGACCAAGGCGAAGACGAGTGCCACCAGCAGTACGACCAATACCAAGTCCACGCCCAGTAGTGCCGCCAGTTCGACAACGGCAGCGAGCAGTTCCACCAGCGGTGGATCCTACCGGGATCGCCTGGAGGCCCGCAGGGCTTCGCGCGACGACAGCTCCTCGGCGGCGGCGGGGCGCAGCAGCTATGCCACGCCCTCGAGCAGCGGCTATGGGAGTGGCAGCGGCACCACCAGCGGACGCACGCGAGCGGTACCCGCTCCACATCATGCGAGCGAGAGCGAAGATCGCTATGGCAGCGGCACTGGCAGCAG CTACACAAGCCGCTTTCTAAACAAGAGCAAGAGCAGCGCCATTGTAACGCAACCCTCGCTATccacgcccaccgcctccTTCGATGAGGACGCCACCGGAACGGGCGACGATTCGGACAGTCGCTACGGAACGGGCCGCTCCCGCTACTTGGCCATGAAGGAGCGACGCACCCGGCTGGCCCGCAGCCGCTCGTCCCACCAGTTTGGCAACGATGACGAGGATCTGGATGAGCCGGTGTCCCCCACAACGGTCTCGCCGTCCGCTTACCTGGCCTCAAG GTACAGCGGCTATGGCAGCAGCGACCTGGCCCGCAGCCGCTCCTCCCACGCCCTCAAGTCGCGCGACAACTCCCCGATCACCGATCGCGGAGCGGGCTCGTCGCGGTCCAGCGGCCTGGGCGGCAGCTCGGCGACGGACAGCAAGGACGGCGAGGCCTTGAGCTCCTGGGCACGGTACCTGAAGAACAAGTACGGTAACAAGGGCAGCAAGGACTCGGCCGGCAGTAGCGGCAGCGCACGCGACTCGCACGCGGGCAGCTCGACGTCCGCCTCGGCGGGCGCCGGGTCGTCCTCATTGGCGTCGTCGCATGCGCACGGCTACGGGAGCGGTACGAGCGGCTCGAGCGGTCGGAGCACCGCCAGCGAGGTATCGCGACGGCTGAGCCTGGGACTGCCCTTGAGGCAGGCCAACGAGCTGGCCTCCTCCGACGATGACGGGTCAAAAAACGGGCTAGGCTCCCCTACGTCCCCTACggtagcagcagcagtggcagcagcCGGTATAACCGGAGCGGCAGGTACTATCCCTAAACAGGTGTACCTGCGCAAGCGCCAGCAGCTGTTCCAGCTGGGGGGCCGGGGGAGCGAGCCCGGATCCTTCACATGGCCTCGCGGTCTGGCCGTCGGCCCCGACAATAGCATCGTGGTCGCCGACTCCAGCAACCACCGCGTCCAGGTCTTCGACTCCAACGGCATCTTCGTCAAGGAGTTCGGCGAGTACGGTAACGGCGAGGGAGAATTCGACTGCCTGGCCGGAGTGGCGGTGAATCGCATCGGCCAATACATCATAGCCGATAG ATACAATCATCGCATACAAGTGCTCGATCCGCAAGGACGATTCCTGCGCGCCTTCGGTTCGCAGGGCACCGCAGATGGCAAATTCAATTATCCTTGGGGCGTAACAACCGATGCACTCGGCTTCATTTACGTGTGCGATAAGGAGAACCACAGAGTGCAG GTTTTCCAATCCGATGGTTCCTTCGTTGGCAAATTCGGTTCCTGCGGCCGTGGCGAGGGACAACTTGAGCATCCGCATTATATAGCCGTATCGAATACGAATCGTGTGATTGTTTCCGATTCGAATAACCACAGGATTCAG ATATTCGACGTAAACGGCAAGGTGCTGTCCACGGTGGGCGGCGAGGGTTCCGACGACGGCCAGTTCAAGTTTCCACG CGGCGTGGCCGTGGACGATCAGGGCTACATATTCGTGGCCGATTCGGGCAACAATCGCATACAGATCTTCAATCCCGATGGCAGCTTCCTGAAGACCTTCGGCTCCTGGGGCTCCGGCGACTCGGAGTTCAAAGGACTCGAGGGCGTGGCCATCATGTCAAATGGCAACATTTTGGTCTGCGATCGCGAGAATCACCGCGTCCAAGTCTTCTGA